A genomic segment from Methanomicrobium sp. W14 encodes:
- a CDS encoding PD-(D/E)XK nuclease family protein → MPEKNLVKIHPGCGPKSCVEAFKQEYTDFPLKTYLLVPTERLKRDIENTLLKEEIAVVEKAVSTPLAFASATVEKIPGHRLISEEEAKMILLKAARKNSSYAGALSPSKDFSSRLLNDLYGLVKVATEQEADYRQVFSRESPKNRAIARVIEDYAEIIRSEKLIPPERIWTTATEHIKEKGFSGETPTFFFSGIYEPFPAVKSFITACSSKSRKCVYFMPFCENRKVCTDNGKWFGAKTTTAETVSACDYTVVFSGGNPAGLTADIFAKRYDNFKSEISGIAAEISRLVKSGVKPSEIAVAFPDPAGATAVADEIFSDFGLSFSSSATFPLSRSPIVQSVILTAEVIAKKFSKGAVSEFLASPYLASERLLPAKKAFTDTVAENARIDEGFSSWEKNLEKYIDSQKKNLLSEDLPNSKKKDLEKKITDARYVLKNVVPVLSELNDLSHSDTYRGHIKNFTELLKKWKVPVISGICGEKILSRDKKDLEDLKKLLKGLSKTSETSGEDKVPFYEFSRLLSSSAGSTRIPLERDDSKIQVSGIQGLQDTGFSYVFLAGLVDGKIPDIPGILPYTTDEEDQKIWPGKKRDKVRGERFYFVKALYAGRRAVYLSCHNEAEGRQEIPSQFYETASGILAAKEPKDPGRKGPVSYSLEETGRSLSKGIVCDDFYLPEGISPESVMERINTEGFFRRGLYDSAYDGLLSGDDDIKEALNERFGGKYAYSPTSLEIYSQCPFRFYLKHVLGLNPPPKTDFALSAADRGDLLHKTLFSFYSEWMKNHERPPSGIDRDEALSLLKSCAGENIEAYGMQGPAWDSMTKEILGETGYGKGILEKFADEEVKLYPTGFVPKYFEAGFGSAGPGNSFSDGPVEITSKSGKSIFLRGFVDRIDVRDGDFVITDYKTGNNPKYRDIASGKALQLPLYLKAAEKSMDMRGIGGFYYKLSKKEVFRRAELYDPDEEELFSAFQKARIKKEPFEDILDRSVEFACSYSECIRKGIFTPAKETGVCPGYCEFKNLCRFSEFRILEQENILNGPKEKGENPGKNKGDD, encoded by the coding sequence ATGCCTGAAAAAAATCTTGTAAAGATTCATCCCGGGTGCGGCCCTAAAAGCTGTGTCGAGGCTTTTAAACAGGAATATACGGATTTTCCCCTGAAAACATACCTACTCGTCCCTACCGAGAGGCTCAAAAGAGACATCGAAAATACCCTTCTTAAGGAGGAAATTGCAGTCGTTGAAAAGGCAGTTTCAACCCCTTTGGCGTTTGCATCCGCGACCGTGGAGAAGATTCCCGGCCACAGGCTGATATCCGAAGAGGAGGCGAAGATGATTCTCCTGAAAGCTGCCAGGAAAAACAGTAGCTACGCCGGTGCACTTTCACCATCAAAGGATTTTTCGTCCAGGCTTTTAAACGACCTCTACGGCCTTGTCAAGGTCGCAACTGAGCAGGAGGCGGATTACAGGCAGGTCTTTTCACGTGAAAGCCCTAAAAACAGGGCCATTGCCAGGGTAATCGAGGATTATGCAGAAATCATACGGTCCGAAAAACTAATCCCTCCCGAAAGGATCTGGACGACAGCCACGGAACATATAAAAGAAAAAGGTTTTTCAGGCGAAACTCCCACATTCTTTTTCTCAGGGATATATGAACCCTTTCCAGCCGTAAAATCATTCATTACGGCCTGCTCGTCAAAGAGCAGAAAATGTGTATATTTCATGCCTTTCTGTGAAAACCGCAAAGTCTGCACAGACAACGGGAAATGGTTCGGTGCGAAAACCACAACCGCCGAGACCGTAAGTGCATGCGACTATACTGTCGTCTTTTCAGGCGGCAACCCTGCCGGTCTAACGGCGGATATTTTTGCAAAACGCTATGACAACTTCAAATCCGAGATTTCAGGAATAGCGGCTGAAATATCCCGGCTGGTAAAATCAGGCGTGAAACCTTCTGAAATAGCCGTCGCATTCCCCGACCCTGCCGGTGCAACGGCGGTTGCGGATGAAATCTTTTCGGACTTTGGCCTTTCCTTCTCCTCGTCGGCGACATTTCCATTGTCTCGCTCCCCCATCGTCCAGTCAGTCATCCTTACGGCTGAAGTCATAGCAAAGAAATTTTCAAAGGGGGCGGTCTCGGAATTTCTTGCGTCACCATACCTTGCATCGGAAAGGCTCCTGCCTGCAAAAAAGGCGTTCACGGACACTGTAGCTGAAAACGCCCGTATTGACGAAGGGTTTTCGTCCTGGGAGAAAAACCTTGAAAAATACATAGACAGTCAGAAAAAAAACCTTTTATCGGAAGATCTGCCAAACTCAAAGAAAAAGGACCTGGAAAAAAAGATTACGGACGCGAGGTACGTTTTAAAAAACGTCGTCCCTGTTTTGTCTGAGCTGAACGACCTGTCGCACAGCGACACATACCGCGGCCATATCAAAAACTTCACAGAACTTCTAAAAAAGTGGAAAGTCCCGGTAATAAGCGGCATATGCGGGGAAAAAATCCTTTCAAGGGACAAAAAAGACCTTGAAGACCTGAAAAAACTCTTAAAAGGACTTTCAAAGACTTCCGAAACTTCCGGGGAGGATAAAGTCCCCTTTTATGAATTTTCAAGGCTTCTCTCCTCGTCCGCGGGAAGCACGAGAATCCCCCTTGAAAGGGACGACTCAAAGATTCAGGTCTCGGGAATACAGGGGCTTCAGGACACGGGTTTTTCATACGTGTTCCTTGCAGGTCTTGTCGACGGAAAAATACCCGACATTCCCGGAATCCTTCCTTATACAACCGACGAAGAAGACCAGAAAATCTGGCCGGGAAAGAAACGCGACAAGGTCCGGGGAGAGAGGTTTTACTTTGTAAAGGCCCTGTATGCCGGAAGACGGGCCGTATACCTTAGCTGTCACAACGAGGCGGAAGGAAGACAGGAGATCCCATCGCAGTTTTACGAGACCGCATCCGGCATCCTTGCGGCAAAAGAGCCAAAAGACCCCGGAAGAAAAGGCCCGGTGTCATATTCCCTCGAAGAGACCGGCCGCAGTCTTTCAAAAGGTATTGTCTGTGACGACTTTTATCTCCCTGAAGGCATATCCCCCGAATCCGTCATGGAGAGAATAAACACCGAAGGCTTTTTCAGGCGGGGACTGTACGATTCGGCATATGACGGGCTTTTGTCAGGCGACGACGATATAAAGGAAGCGCTAAATGAAAGGTTCGGCGGGAAATATGCCTATTCACCGACATCGCTTGAAATATACTCACAGTGCCCGTTCAGGTTCTACCTGAAGCACGTCCTCGGGCTAAACCCGCCACCTAAAACCGACTTTGCACTTTCCGCCGCAGACAGGGGCGACCTTCTTCACAAAACGCTGTTTTCGTTCTATTCGGAGTGGATGAAAAACCACGAAAGACCCCCTTCAGGAATCGACAGGGACGAGGCGCTGTCCCTTTTGAAGTCATGTGCAGGCGAAAATATTGAAGCCTACGGGATGCAGGGACCTGCATGGGACTCAATGACAAAGGAGATACTCGGGGAGACCGGGTACGGGAAAGGGATACTTGAAAAGTTTGCCGACGAAGAGGTGAAACTTTACCCGACCGGGTTCGTCCCGAAATATTTTGAGGCCGGGTTCGGGTCTGCCGGACCGGGAAATTCTTTTTCGGACGGGCCCGTCGAAATAACGTCAAAGAGCGGCAAAAGCATATTTCTAAGGGGATTTGTCGACAGGATAGACGTAAGAGACGGTGACTTTGTCATAACTGATTACAAGACGGGAAACAACCCGAAATACAGGGATATTGCCTCAGGCAAAGCCCTCCAGCTCCCCCTATACCTCAAAGCCGCGGAAAAGTCCATGGACATGAGAGGAATAGGCGGGTTTTACTATAAACTCTCGAAAAAAGAAGTCTTCAGGAGGGCCGAACTGTATGACCCGGATGAAGAGGAGCTATTCTCAGCCTTCCAAAAGGCGAGGATAAAAAAAGAGCCGTTTGAGGACATTCTTGACAGGTCCGTAGAATTCGCATGCAGCTATTCCGAATGCATAAGAAAAGGGATATTTACTCCCGCAAAAGAGACCGGAGTCTGCCCCGGCTACTGCGAGTTCAAAAACCTGTGCAGGTTCTCGGAGTTCAGAATTCTTGAACAGGAAAATATACTAAACGGCCCCAAAGAAAAAGGCGAAAACCCCGGAAAAAACAAAGGAGACGACTAA
- a CDS encoding exodeoxyribonuclease V subunit beta: MLTDRQKEAMRHDISLCVTAGAGTGKTHVLVNRYISLIEDAGCRPSEILALTFTDKAAAEMKERVEKEIFEKEGPFWDQIKEEMMWANISTFHSFCSKVLREFPVEAGIEPGFSVLTDSESEDIIKDTINSLFTGKPDPFVKESLDECLCTYGTYYLELFLREMHRKRRYANDFFEALENSPEKTAVMWKEALLQEKLSIATEFWESSVLPKAAGDLFSLSESFAGDGDKGAKYLKSVKEFLILLKSEDPRDICRGLLGIAETAGGSKSMGSKKVFGDFKENLISSYSALKDYADGLPGDILAAETTEDTPETKRTLKILKSLYVVYREMEKGIRREKHARGAVDFTDMINLTYSLFRKYPDIVAKSYSKRFKYVMIDEFQDTDPVQAEITSYILNGGKQKDNRKCSSIFVVGDPKQSIYLFRDADVTQFRRSGEKIKNEYKGDLVSLDINFRSTKEVLSFVNRIFGEILKETKKPWDFGYEPVRVSEKRAEDCGSVGLIITPPGKTVSERAVFEADAVARKIRIITGEKKVLVSQKPASWQDIAILIERRNNLKYIEYSLKKYGIPYRVYGGLGLYEKQEVLDAGSVLSFLKNPKDDSSLYAALRSPFFGFSDAEIFRICNGYAEGLFEKLKRDESEKSKNACRLLSSWLLYARRVLPSALFRKIISESGIYAVYAGVPGGGQAMANLEKLSDIIREREKGGFYTLDRLVSELSSSVSSGEKEGEAEPENTGGDAVTIMTVHASKGLEFPVVIIPGLSDSSPSDNSPVVVDGELGVGIKIPDFETGDDYVNSPPLMVQKYRQRQKMQAEKKRLFYVAATRARDHLIMCASEPKEMPSSFEACKTRADWVMFCLLRGKDGLHDGVYETVCDGEKCTVKVTRAENLADFGADEKKPKYVHLPKNIPAPENYGKSVWSFPEARLCGSHERVFSATEIEDYLRKTGEIKTAPQKKAAKKPSAKDGLKMADRGTFIHEIFAGKDLPAVLWNYPEVREDEAQLYAGMYRKFLDSEFMKDVKRSYCELSFKTGIAGYKISGAIDRLVEKTDGWYVIDYKTGDETEEDHSVQMGIYKEAAEGILKLPVKTVIYKTSDESFNEVPINSAELRDRVSKTCDKMTREIYDDTDIQP, translated from the coding sequence ATGCTTACAGACAGGCAGAAAGAGGCGATGAGGCATGACATCAGTCTCTGTGTCACGGCAGGGGCGGGGACCGGAAAGACGCATGTCCTTGTAAACCGCTATATAAGCCTCATCGAAGACGCCGGGTGCAGGCCTTCCGAAATTCTTGCCCTGACATTTACGGACAAGGCCGCGGCCGAGATGAAAGAGAGGGTCGAAAAGGAGATCTTTGAAAAAGAAGGACCTTTCTGGGACCAGATTAAAGAGGAGATGATGTGGGCCAACATTTCCACATTCCACTCCTTCTGCTCGAAAGTCCTCAGGGAGTTCCCGGTAGAGGCCGGAATAGAACCCGGATTTTCGGTCCTGACCGACAGCGAATCCGAGGACATCATAAAGGACACCATAAATTCTCTTTTTACCGGAAAACCCGACCCGTTCGTAAAAGAAAGCCTTGACGAATGCCTGTGCACATACGGGACATACTACCTCGAGTTATTTTTAAGGGAGATGCATAGGAAGAGAAGATATGCGAACGATTTCTTCGAGGCTCTTGAAAATTCCCCGGAAAAAACGGCAGTAATGTGGAAAGAGGCGCTATTGCAGGAAAAATTAAGCATTGCAACGGAATTTTGGGAAAGTTCGGTCCTCCCGAAAGCCGCAGGAGACCTTTTTTCGCTTTCGGAAAGTTTTGCAGGCGACGGCGACAAAGGTGCAAAATACCTGAAATCCGTAAAGGAGTTTCTCATCCTCCTCAAAAGCGAAGACCCCCGTGATATCTGCAGGGGCCTTCTTGGGATTGCGGAGACTGCCGGCGGCTCAAAGAGCATGGGGAGCAAAAAGGTATTCGGGGACTTCAAGGAGAACCTGATATCCTCTTATTCGGCCCTAAAGGACTACGCCGACGGCCTTCCGGGTGATATCCTTGCAGCCGAAACCACGGAAGACACACCGGAAACGAAAAGGACACTTAAAATCCTGAAATCTCTCTATGTAGTCTACAGGGAGATGGAAAAAGGCATCAGGCGGGAAAAGCATGCCCGCGGCGCCGTGGACTTCACCGACATGATAAACCTCACCTATTCGCTCTTCAGAAAATACCCTGATATTGTTGCAAAAAGCTACTCGAAACGTTTCAAATACGTCATGATAGACGAGTTCCAGGACACCGACCCTGTCCAGGCCGAAATAACGTCATATATCCTGAACGGCGGCAAACAAAAAGACAACCGGAAATGCAGCAGCATTTTCGTCGTAGGTGACCCGAAGCAGTCGATTTACCTATTCAGGGACGCCGACGTGACACAGTTCAGGCGTTCGGGTGAAAAAATAAAAAACGAATACAAAGGAGACCTTGTATCGCTTGACATAAACTTCAGGAGCACAAAGGAAGTCCTTTCGTTTGTCAACCGCATCTTCGGTGAAATATTAAAGGAGACGAAAAAACCGTGGGACTTCGGGTACGAGCCGGTCCGTGTCTCTGAAAAAAGAGCTGAAGACTGCGGCTCGGTCGGGCTTATAATAACTCCACCCGGAAAAACGGTTTCGGAAAGGGCCGTTTTTGAGGCTGATGCAGTTGCAAGGAAAATCAGGATTATTACCGGCGAAAAAAAAGTTCTGGTCTCCCAAAAACCCGCATCGTGGCAGGATATCGCCATTCTTATCGAGAGGAGAAACAACCTGAAATACATCGAATACTCCCTTAAAAAATACGGAATACCGTACAGGGTCTACGGGGGCCTGGGACTCTACGAAAAACAGGAGGTCCTTGACGCAGGCTCGGTGCTCTCTTTTCTGAAAAATCCAAAAGACGACTCATCCCTTTATGCGGCTTTAAGATCGCCTTTCTTCGGGTTTTCCGACGCAGAAATCTTCAGGATATGTAACGGGTACGCTGAAGGCCTTTTTGAAAAATTAAAGAGGGACGAATCCGAAAAATCGAAAAACGCATGCAGACTCCTTTCGTCCTGGCTTCTTTATGCAAGAAGAGTTTTGCCCTCCGCACTTTTCAGGAAAATAATCTCGGAATCCGGGATTTACGCGGTTTATGCAGGAGTCCCCGGAGGCGGACAGGCGATGGCAAACCTCGAAAAGCTCTCGGACATCATACGCGAAAGGGAGAAGGGAGGCTTTTACACCCTCGACAGACTTGTTTCCGAGCTTTCGTCATCCGTAAGTTCGGGCGAAAAGGAAGGGGAGGCGGAGCCTGAAAACACCGGCGGGGACGCTGTCACCATAATGACAGTCCATGCATCAAAGGGGCTTGAATTTCCGGTCGTAATAATACCAGGACTTTCGGACTCCTCTCCCTCCGACAACTCCCCGGTCGTCGTCGACGGAGAGCTTGGAGTAGGAATAAAAATACCCGATTTCGAGACAGGAGACGACTACGTGAACTCTCCACCTCTTATGGTCCAGAAGTACAGGCAGAGGCAGAAGATGCAGGCGGAAAAAAAGCGCCTGTTCTACGTTGCCGCGACAAGGGCAAGGGACCACCTGATAATGTGCGCCTCGGAGCCAAAGGAGATGCCTTCATCGTTTGAGGCGTGCAAAACGAGGGCCGACTGGGTCATGTTCTGCCTTTTGCGGGGAAAGGACGGACTTCATGACGGCGTATACGAAACCGTATGCGACGGTGAAAAATGCACGGTAAAGGTGACAAGGGCAGAAAACCTTGCCGATTTCGGTGCAGACGAAAAAAAACCGAAATACGTTCACCTGCCCAAAAATATCCCGGCGCCTGAAAACTATGGAAAATCCGTTTGGTCATTCCCTGAAGCACGGTTATGTGGCAGTCATGAAAGAGTCTTTTCCGCAACCGAAATAGAAGACTACCTGAGAAAAACAGGTGAAATTAAAACCGCACCCCAAAAAAAGGCTGCAAAAAAGCCGTCCGCAAAAGACGGGCTGAAAATGGCGGACAGGGGCACATTTATCCACGAAATATTCGCAGGAAAGGACCTGCCTGCCGTTTTATGGAATTACCCTGAAGTCCGGGAAGATGAGGCACAGCTCTACGCAGGGATGTACAGGAAGTTTCTTGACTCCGAATTCATGAAAGACGTCAAAAGGTCATATTGCGAGCTTTCGTTTAAGACCGGAATTGCAGGCTACAAAATTTCCGGAGCAATCGACAGGCTCGTCGAGAAAACAGACGGGTGGTACGTTATAGACTACAAGACAGGCGACGAAACCGAAGAGGACCACAGCGTACAGATGGGGATATACAAAGAGGCGGCTGAGGGTATTTTAAAGCTGCCTGTAAAAACTGTTATTTATAAGACCTCTGACGAAAGCTTTAATGAAGTCCCGATAAATTCCGCGGAATTAAGAGACAGGGTCTCTAAAACCTGCGACAAAATGACAAGAGAAATATACGATGATACAGACATTCAGCCTTGA
- a CDS encoding DNA-3-methyladenine glycosylase: MIQTFSLEKTPFSLSTTLSCGQVFRWHETGGWWRGIAHGKLIKIRQKGNILEYSGCDEDFIRYYFHFDADLDEILASINRDENIDEAIKEHAGLRVVRQDPWECLLTYLCGQNTSIPLIEKMLDSMSEMSGVPVEDGEEKAYLYPTPQSLSGFCRDEIAKCSTGYRASYICSTASEIAGDKGWADRILSSDYESARKEIMKYKGIGMKVADCILLFGFQKYESFPVDRWVKKIMYGLYGVGDSEKTLSCGGYEKVRRFGQEHFGPYCGYAQEYLFAGR, from the coding sequence ATGATACAGACATTCAGCCTTGAAAAAACGCCTTTTTCACTTTCGACAACACTGTCCTGCGGCCAGGTGTTCAGGTGGCACGAAACCGGCGGTTGGTGGAGGGGCATTGCACACGGAAAACTTATAAAAATAAGGCAAAAAGGCAATATTCTTGAATATTCGGGCTGCGACGAGGACTTCATCAGGTATTATTTCCACTTCGACGCAGACCTTGACGAAATCCTCGCTTCGATTAACAGGGACGAAAACATCGATGAGGCGATAAAAGAGCATGCAGGTCTCAGGGTCGTAAGGCAGGACCCGTGGGAATGCCTGCTGACATACCTTTGCGGACAGAACACGAGTATCCCGCTCATTGAAAAGATGCTTGACAGCATGTCCGAAATGTCCGGTGTTCCCGTTGAAGACGGGGAGGAGAAAGCGTACCTTTACCCTACACCCCAGAGCCTGTCAGGGTTCTGCAGGGACGAGATCGCCAAATGCTCGACAGGGTACAGGGCTTCATACATATGCAGCACGGCCTCGGAGATTGCGGGCGACAAAGGATGGGCGGACAGGATACTTTCCTCGGACTACGAGTCTGCCAGGAAGGAGATTATGAAATACAAGGGAATAGGGATGAAGGTCGCCGACTGCATCCTTCTTTTCGGGTTCCAGAAGTACGAGTCCTTCCCGGTCGACAGGTGGGTCAAAAAGATAATGTACGGGCTCTACGGGGTCGGGGATTCGGAAAAAACTCTTTCCTGCGGAGGATACGAGAAAGTCCGCAGGTTCGGGCAGGAGCACTTCGGCCCCTACTGCGGGTATGCCCAGGAATACCTTTTTGCGGGACGCTAA
- a CDS encoding DUF4332 domain-containing protein, whose protein sequence is MAPSNDNPGAKKDLMRIPGVGKKTAEDLVALGYDSVKSLAGEDPEDMYKRLCIIDGGFSDRCNLYVYRCAVYFAENEGKTMNPDLLLWWNWKD, encoded by the coding sequence ATGGCACCTTCAAACGATAATCCAGGGGCAAAAAAAGACCTGATGAGAATTCCGGGAGTGGGAAAAAAGACTGCCGAAGACCTTGTGGCGCTCGGGTATGACTCCGTCAAATCCCTTGCAGGAGAAGACCCGGAGGATATGTACAAAAGGCTCTGCATAATTGACGGCGGATTTTCGGACCGCTGCAACCTTTACGTCTACCGCTGTGCCGTATACTTTGCTGAAAACGAAGGAAAAACCATGAACCCGGACCTTCTTTTGTGGTGGAACTGGAAGGACTAA
- a CDS encoding ABC transporter substrate-binding protein gives MVQKNYTRILVLGLVVLALFAAFSAGCTSTDTVTGNTTAADNGTRTITDMAGRELTVPSEINKVLCTGPPTYNLVYMLAPEKLAGWYTTFNDKEKEFIPAEYQNLPNSGGWYGKQTGNYETFLQTDPDILLDSFNEMGNTNETLDERQENMGSIPVIGVLDTTNASAYSAPIRYVGKLLGEEEQAQKLTDFYEDILGKVNERVAKMTGSEKPTVYYAEGPEGLQTDPAGSAHSQLIELCGGTNIADCKINQGYGMTEVSMEQVIGWNPDIIIAGSSDFYDSVYNDSRWKDITAVKNGQVYLAPVGVPFSWFDRPPGVNRIIGIAWTAKVLHPDLFEDFDMRELAQYYYTNFIHQPLTEEQMDELGI, from the coding sequence ATGGTTCAGAAAAATTACACCCGTATTCTGGTTCTCGGGCTGGTGGTACTTGCACTGTTTGCCGCGTTTTCTGCGGGGTGCACATCTACGGACACCGTTACCGGCAATACAACAGCCGCAGACAACGGCACAAGAACGATTACCGATATGGCCGGAAGGGAGCTCACGGTTCCTTCCGAAATCAACAAAGTCCTGTGCACAGGGCCCCCGACATATAACCTTGTATACATGCTTGCCCCTGAAAAGCTTGCAGGATGGTACACCACATTCAATGACAAGGAAAAGGAGTTCATTCCAGCGGAATACCAAAACCTTCCCAACTCAGGGGGATGGTATGGAAAACAGACGGGAAACTACGAGACCTTCCTCCAGACTGACCCTGACATATTACTCGACAGCTTCAATGAAATGGGCAATACAAACGAAACTCTTGACGAAAGGCAGGAAAACATGGGAAGCATACCGGTTATAGGAGTGCTTGACACAACCAACGCGTCGGCGTACTCCGCACCTATCAGGTATGTAGGCAAACTCCTGGGCGAGGAGGAGCAGGCGCAGAAACTCACAGACTTCTATGAAGACATACTCGGAAAAGTAAACGAAAGGGTTGCAAAAATGACCGGCTCGGAAAAACCGACGGTATATTATGCAGAAGGACCTGAAGGCCTTCAGACTGACCCGGCAGGGTCAGCGCACTCGCAGTTAATAGAACTCTGCGGCGGGACAAACATCGCGGACTGCAAAATCAACCAGGGATACGGTATGACCGAAGTCTCGATGGAGCAGGTCATTGGCTGGAACCCCGACATAATAATTGCAGGCAGCTCCGACTTCTACGACTCAGTATACAACGACTCAAGGTGGAAGGACATAACGGCAGTCAAAAACGGACAGGTTTATCTCGCACCCGTTGGCGTCCCGTTCTCCTGGTTTGACAGACCCCCGGGCGTAAACAGGATAATAGGAATAGCATGGACGGCAAAAGTCCTTCACCCCGACTTATTCGAAGACTTCGACATGAGAGAGCTCGCACAGTATTACTATACAAACTTTATCCACCAGCCTTTAACAGAAGAGCAGATGGACGAGCTCGGGATATAA